A window from Citrus sinensis cultivar Valencia sweet orange chromosome 3, DVS_A1.0, whole genome shotgun sequence encodes these proteins:
- the LOC102614057 gene encoding pentatricopeptide repeat-containing protein At5g18390, mitochondrial, which translates to MLVSLFRNRTQCLIPSFKTMTTAAAAKTLKDDYFAAVNHIANIVRHDIYPERTLNRLNLTLTSELVYRVLRVCHTTSPSESLRFFTWARSQPQYSPTSLEFEQLILTLAHHKRYQSMWKTIELMKPYNLSVSPQTLSLIIEEFGKHGLVDNAVEVFNKCTAFNCQQSVLLYNSLLFALCEVKLFHGAYALIRRMIRKGFVPDKRTYAILVNAWCSSGKMREAQEFLQEMSDKGFNPPVRGRDLLVQGLLNAGYLESAKQMVNKMIKQGFVLDLETFNSLIETICKSGEVEFCVEMYYSVCKLGLCADVSTYKILIPAVSKAGMIDEAFRLLHNLVEDGHKPFPSLYAPIIKGMFRRGQFDDAFCFFSEMKIKGHPPNRPVYTMLITMCGRGGRFVEAANYLVEMTEMGLTPISRCFDLVTDGLKNCGKHDLAEKIELLEVSLRSV; encoded by the coding sequence ATGTTGGTTTCGCTTTTCAGAAACCGAACTCAATGCCTCATCCCCTCCTTCAAAACGATGACCACCGCGGCCGCGGCTAAAACCTTAAAAGACGATTACTTCGCAGCCGTAAACCACATCGCCAACATAGTCCGTCACGACATATATCCAGAACGCACCCTCAACAGACTCAACCTCACCCTCACCTCAGAGCTCGTCTACCGCGTCCTCCGCGTCTGCCACACTACTTCCCCTTCCGAATCCCTCCGCTTCTTCACCTGGGCCCGCTCCCAGCCCCAATACTCCCCCACCTCCCTCGAATTCGAACAGCTCATCCTGACCCTCGCCCACCACAAACGCTACCAGTCCATGTGGAAGACCATCGAACTCATGAAACCCTACAACCTCTCCGTCTCTCCTCAAACTCTATCTCTCATCATCGAAGAGTTTGGTAAACATGGGTTGGTTGATAATGCTGTTGAGGTTTTTAACAAGTGTACCGCTTTCAATTGTCAGCAGAGTGTTCTTTTGTATAATTCATTGCTGTTTGCTTTGTGTGAGGTCAAGTTGTTTCATGGTGCTTATGCTCTGATTAGGAGGATGATTAGAAAAGGTTTTGTCCCTGATAAGAGGACGTACGCGATTCTTGTTAATGCTTGGTGTTCTTCTGGGAAAATGAGAGAGGCACAAGAGTTTTTGCAGGAGATGAGTGATAAAGGGTTCAACCCGCCTGTTCGAGGTCGTGATTTGTTGGTTCAAGGGTTGTTGAATGCCGGTTATTTAGAGTCTGCTAAACAGATGgttaataaaatgattaaacaaGGGTTTGTTCTGGATTTGGAAACCTTTAATTCGTTGATTGAGACGATATGTAAATCCGGGGAGGTTGAGTTTTGTGTTGAGATGTATTATAGTGTATGTAAGTTAGGTTTGTGCGCTGATGTGAGTACGTATAAGATTTTGATTCCAGCTGTTTCAAAGGCAGGTATGATTGATGAGGCTTTTAGATTGCTGCATAATTTGGTTGAGGATGGTCACAAGCCATTCCCAAGCTTGTATGCTCCTATTATTAAAGGGATGTTTAGGAGGGGCCAGTTTGATGAtgcattttgtttctttagtGAGATGAAGATTAAGGGGCATCCTCCAAATAGGCCAGTTTATACAATGCTGATAACAATGTGTGGGCGCGGGGGAAGATTTGTGGAGGCGGCAAATTATTTGGTTGAAATGACTGAGATGGGGTTGACTCCAATTTCCAGGTGCTTTGATTTGGTTACTGATGGGCTGAAGAATTGTGGGAAGCATGATTTGGCTGAGAAGATAGAGCTGTTGGAGGTATCTCTTCGGTCTGTTTGA